One part of the Arachidicoccus terrestris genome encodes these proteins:
- the rhuM gene encoding RhuM family protein: protein MRIVPKSKATISEHIKHIFEEGELQEEVVVRKFRTTTQHGAIEGKTQKREVRYYNLDVIISVGYRVKSLQGTKFRQWATARLHEYIVKGFTMNDELLKQAGAAIILMNY, encoded by the coding sequence ATGCGAATTGTTCCAAAATCAAAGGCAACGATTAGTGAACATATTAAACACATATTTGAAGAAGGGGAACTACAAGAAGAAGTGGTTGTTCGGAAATTCCGAACAACCACTCAACATGGTGCCATTGAGGGAAAGACGCAAAAGCGGGAAGTGAGATATTACAATCTGGACGTGATTATCTCGGTAGGCTATCGAGTCAAAAGTCTTCAAGGAACGAAATTTCGCCAATGGGCAACGGCAAGGCTGCATGAATACATTGTTAAAGGGTTCACAATGAACGATGAACTACTGAAACAAGCAGGTGCGGCAATTATTTTGATGAATTATTGA
- a CDS encoding helix-turn-helix domain-containing protein, translating into MTLDFIQAAVSKITGVSKSALESHYRTRRIAYARHLYYYMAYKYTAEPNNRIIAQIGQKESTAINKALAKIGDRLSDPRTRRHIESLNKTILNQCITEIRKCPDELFNGLCGYRYRDQANRERDYQPKNAAYG; encoded by the coding sequence ATGACATTAGATTTTATACAAGCTGCGGTTTCAAAGATTACTGGCGTTTCTAAATCCGCGTTGGAGAGCCACTACAGGACACGTCGCATTGCATACGCCCGTCACCTGTATTATTATATGGCCTATAAATACACTGCGGAGCCAAACAACAGGATTATAGCCCAGATAGGACAAAAAGAATCCACTGCTATAAATAAGGCACTGGCAAAAATTGGTGATCGCCTTTCGGATCCGCGGACCCGCCGACATATCGAATCCCTGAATAAAACAATCCTGAACCAGTGTATTACGGAAATCCGGAAATGTCCGGACGAATTATTTAACGGGCTGTGTGGTTACCGATACCGGGACCAAGCTAATCGGGAACGTGATTACCAGCCAAAAAATGCCGCCTATGGGTAA
- a CDS encoding class I SAM-dependent methyltransferase, translating into MTDKKILDACCGSRMFWFDKNNPLVLFNDIRKEDHVLCDGRKLVINPDIVSDFRNMPFDDEAFKLVVFDPPHLKNLGKSSYMAKKYGVLGFTWEMDILEGFKECMRVLEPNGLLIFKWNESQIKVNDLLSILPQKPLFGHPTSKNGHTIWMTFYKNL; encoded by the coding sequence ATGACAGATAAAAAAATATTAGACGCTTGTTGCGGATCTAGGATGTTCTGGTTTGACAAAAATAACCCTCTGGTACTGTTTAACGATATACGGAAGGAAGATCACGTCTTATGCGATGGGCGAAAATTAGTAATAAACCCCGATATCGTTTCTGATTTCCGGAATATGCCTTTTGACGATGAAGCCTTTAAGTTGGTGGTTTTTGATCCCCCGCATTTAAAAAATCTGGGTAAAAGTTCATACATGGCTAAAAAATACGGTGTATTAGGCTTTACCTGGGAAATGGACATCTTAGAAGGCTTCAAAGAATGTATGCGAGTTTTAGAGCCAAACGGGTTATTAATTTTTAAGTGGAATGAATCCCAGATCAAAGTAAATGATCTGCTTTCTATCCTGCCGCAAAAACCATTATTCGGGCATCCGACAAGCAAAAATGGACATACTATATGGATGACATTTTATAAAAACCTTTAA
- a CDS encoding LbetaH domain-containing protein, with protein sequence MKKETTIFLWVDGEGWTAFTLETATEELAKRNITIGGRASIGYGASIGGRASIGYGASIGGRASIGYGASIGDGASIGYGASIGDGASIGYGASIGYGASIGYGASIGYGASIGGRASIGYGASIGDGASIGGRASIGYGASIGDGASIGYGASIGYGASIAKNEKITKTMFITGSRHAVNWWGSGQIKIGCQLKTIAEWLTEYEEVGEDQSYNKDQIAEYLGYIKMCEALQNAVDQAKVSK encoded by the coding sequence ATGAAGAAAGAAACAACAATTTTTCTTTGGGTTGATGGGGAAGGCTGGACTGCTTTTACCCTTGAAACAGCAACCGAAGAACTAGCAAAGCGCAACATTACCATTGGCGGACGTGCATCCATTGGCTACGGTGCATCCATTGGCGGACGTGCATCCATTGGCTACGGTGCATCCATTGGCGGACGTGCATCCATTGGCTACGGTGCATCCATTGGCGACGGTGCATCCATTGGCTACGGTGCATCCATTGGCGACGGTGCATCCATTGGCTACGGTGCATCCATTGGCTACGGTGCATCCATTGGCTACGGTGCATCCATTGGCTACGGTGCATCCATTGGCGGACGTGCATCCATTGGCTACGGTGCATCCATTGGCGACGGTGCATCCATTGGCGGACGTGCATCCATTGGCTACGGTGCATCCATTGGCGACGGTGCATCCATTGGCTACGGTGCATCCATTGGCTACGGTGCATCCATTGCAAAAAACGAAAAGATCACCAAAACCATGTTTATAACCGGATCAAGACATGCGGTTAATTGGTGGGGATCAGGACAGATTAAAATCGGCTGTCAGCTGAAAACAATTGCTGAATGGCTGACTGAATATGAAGAAGTAGGCGAAGATCAAAGCTATAATAAAGACCAAATCGCCGAATACCTGGGCTACATAAAAATGTGTGAAGCTCTTCAAAATGCAGTCGACCAAGCAAAAGTTAGTAAGTAA
- a CDS encoding YdaU family protein, which yields MAKDPAVLWYWGDWKSGTSLLSRFLKGCYMEVLDAQFNNGHLSLEEIKICLGSDFGQAWPTLQKKFKQDPDGLFFNERLEREQLKRQRYCASRSNNKSGRKKSYDKSYENHTTNHMYIHMENENRNRNRNILEKDIGGVGEKEKTFCENVDPEFSEREREKYLVPEMMSAYMRVNPNYISRKDIDFKALFQIGKTIAQAGGLNVEDQAAMQQILMIWAEVVDFISKDSFFSTYQLSQIERYFQNIFSRYRTSKEKPKPPPGKESVIEHNQRAADAAREMLAKKYQQ from the coding sequence ATGGCAAAAGATCCAGCAGTATTGTGGTATTGGGGTGACTGGAAATCTGGCACCAGCTTATTAAGCCGTTTTTTAAAGGGGTGTTACATGGAAGTGCTGGACGCGCAATTTAATAATGGGCATCTTTCATTAGAAGAAATAAAAATTTGTCTTGGATCGGACTTTGGTCAGGCATGGCCTACCCTCCAAAAGAAATTTAAACAGGATCCTGACGGACTGTTTTTTAATGAAAGGCTTGAACGTGAACAATTGAAGCGTCAGAGGTACTGCGCCAGCCGAAGCAACAACAAATCTGGACGTAAAAAATCATATGATAAATCATATGAAAATCATACGACAAATCATATGTATATACATATGGAAAATGAAAATAGAAATAGAAATAGAAATATTTTAGAAAAAGATATAGGGGGTGTGGGGGAAAAAGAAAAAACCTTTTGTGAAAATGTCGATCCTGAATTTTCGGAGCGGGAACGGGAAAAATACTTAGTGCCGGAAATGATGTCTGCCTACATGCGGGTAAACCCAAATTACATTTCGCGAAAAGACATCGATTTTAAGGCACTTTTCCAGATCGGGAAGACAATCGCACAGGCAGGGGGATTAAATGTCGAAGATCAGGCTGCTATGCAGCAAATTTTAATGATCTGGGCCGAAGTCGTAGACTTCATTTCCAAAGATTCGTTTTTCTCTACCTACCAACTATCCCAAATCGAAAGGTATTTCCAAAATATATTTTCCAGATACAGGACCAGTAAGGAAAAGCCGAAGCCGCCACCGGGTAAAGAATCGGTTATAGAGCATAACCAGCGGGCCGCAGATGCCGCCCGTGAAATGCTAGCGAAAAAATACCAACAGTAG
- a CDS encoding recombination protein NinG yields the protein MSECKHPTCGEFCRRPKKEKKVYQLKRSPIKKKKPKSKPEDLPEMLDLAQIIFNKWIRNRDKDKPCISGGGITEDAGHYFPQGKYSGVRFDEMNVNGQSRYDNRFKEGNLPGYLAGLIERYGRDAVEDLEARAKATKFYKWSRDELQAIINKYKL from the coding sequence ATGTCCGAATGTAAGCATCCTACCTGTGGTGAGTTCTGTCGCCGCCCTAAAAAAGAAAAGAAGGTTTATCAGCTGAAACGATCCCCGATCAAAAAGAAAAAGCCCAAAAGTAAGCCGGAAGATCTTCCTGAAATGTTGGATTTGGCACAAATAATCTTCAATAAATGGATCCGGAATCGGGACAAAGACAAGCCATGTATAAGCGGCGGCGGAATAACAGAGGATGCCGGGCATTACTTCCCACAGGGAAAATATTCAGGGGTCAGATTCGACGAAATGAACGTAAACGGACAGTCGAGGTACGATAACCGGTTTAAGGAAGGCAATCTGCCGGGATATTTAGCCGGTTTGATTGAAAGGTACGGACGGGATGCCGTGGAAGATCTGGAAGCCAGGGCAAAGGCAACGAAGTTTTACAAATGGTCCCGCGATGAATTACAGGCAATAATCAATAAATACAAACTATGA
- a CDS encoding Calx-beta domain-containing protein → MKPCKSKCAVQCRPALFSALFMFAGLSSVFSQSRPEIIIKKISDAIEGGTNGQYRVALNAPLPVNEDIQVSYTLSGTAVAGTDYNLSNPVFTITIPAGVVETVLEVDASNDGLIEGPEFAELQLTSAVGASGAYTIDPARNKATVTIVDANAASSTPLQVITGTNAMEPASNGSFTVKLAGVATSAWPVSVAYVLSGTSTPGLDYQALGTLTIPANTNAIQVALAPFDDHIIEQTETFTFTILSGCATDGGGNAFIFPPDPANSNITMNIGDDDNIAPNQIVSILKTADAAEPATNGSFEAKLPGDYVSSANITLSANVTGTATSDVDYSLSALTLPAYYNTVSLPVSVIDDMISEPTETVILTLNTSTDGNGASYTPDVTNGTASMTITDDDSPLPLKLVSFTGKRLSKDNIHLTWNTASENNTDYFNVQRSPDGAKFSTIRRIEAHGSGNNSYSAEDNDPLAVNYYRLQMVDRDNKTDYSETIHIEGAGQNTATTIYPNPAKGQVTLKIGSSKLLNTKAVLSTVSGQTKQIIHITDKTQDISLEHYAAGIYFLKFENGECIKLIVK, encoded by the coding sequence ATGAAACCATGTAAATCAAAATGCGCTGTGCAATGCCGACCTGCACTTTTTAGCGCCCTGTTTATGTTTGCCGGCCTTTCCAGCGTATTTAGTCAATCCCGTCCGGAAATTATTATTAAGAAAATATCGGATGCCATTGAAGGCGGCACGAATGGTCAATATAGGGTGGCATTAAATGCACCACTGCCGGTTAATGAAGACATCCAGGTTAGTTATACGCTATCGGGGACAGCCGTAGCCGGGACAGATTATAATCTTTCCAATCCGGTATTTACAATAACGATTCCAGCTGGAGTTGTAGAAACGGTTCTCGAGGTGGATGCATCCAATGACGGTCTTATCGAAGGGCCTGAATTCGCTGAATTGCAACTTACGTCGGCAGTCGGCGCCAGTGGAGCCTATACAATTGACCCCGCGCGAAACAAAGCAACGGTTACGATCGTTGACGCCAACGCGGCATCTTCTACACCTCTTCAGGTAATTACAGGAACAAATGCAATGGAGCCTGCCTCCAACGGAAGTTTTACCGTCAAACTGGCCGGCGTGGCGACCTCGGCCTGGCCTGTCAGTGTAGCATATGTACTGTCTGGCACGTCGACCCCTGGGCTCGATTATCAGGCACTTGGCACCCTCACCATCCCAGCCAATACGAACGCCATTCAGGTTGCTCTCGCACCCTTCGATGATCACATTATTGAACAAACTGAAACCTTTACGTTTACCATTCTCAGCGGTTGTGCTACAGACGGCGGCGGAAATGCTTTTATCTTCCCACCGGATCCTGCCAATAGTAATATCACGATGAATATTGGTGATGACGATAACATTGCGCCGAATCAAATAGTGAGCATTCTAAAAACAGCTGATGCGGCAGAACCTGCCACCAATGGGAGTTTTGAAGCAAAACTTCCGGGGGACTATGTATCTTCCGCCAACATAACGCTATCAGCCAATGTTACAGGGACAGCCACGTCAGACGTGGACTATTCTTTAAGTGCGCTCACCCTGCCTGCCTATTACAATACGGTTTCACTGCCTGTATCCGTGATCGATGATATGATCAGTGAGCCGACAGAAACTGTCATTTTAACTTTGAACACCAGTACCGATGGCAACGGTGCTTCCTATACGCCAGATGTTACCAATGGAACCGCAAGCATGACGATTACAGATGATGACAGTCCACTACCATTAAAACTGGTAAGCTTTACCGGTAAACGCCTTAGTAAGGATAATATTCATCTAACCTGGAATACAGCATCTGAAAACAATACCGACTACTTTAATGTCCAGCGCAGTCCGGATGGCGCAAAATTTTCAACAATAAGAAGGATAGAGGCCCATGGATCGGGGAACAATTCTTATAGCGCGGAAGATAATGACCCACTGGCGGTTAATTATTATCGGTTGCAGATGGTTGACCGGGACAATAAAACTGATTACAGTGAAACTATCCATATAGAAGGTGCAGGGCAAAACACCGCAACAACGATTTATCCCAACCCCGCCAAAGGGCAGGTAACCCTGAAAATCGGCAGTAGCAAACTGCTAAATACTAAGGCAGTTCTATCCACCGTATCAGGGCAAACAAAACAAATAATTCATATTACTGACAAAACGCAAGACATTTCTCTTGAGCATTATGCCGCCGGCATATATTTTCTGAAATTTGAAAATGGCGAATGCATAAAATTGATCGTAAAATAA
- a CDS encoding alkaline phosphatase family protein yields the protein MRPSRLLYLGLITLSIAGCGTTKKVQQQKTAFNDGIHQIKHVVVVYMENHSFDNLYGEFKGANGIKNAIKGNYVQVDKKGTPYTYLPEIPRNNSFPTNLPNQLFNIDQYVPNDKKTPDVTHRFYHNQLQINGGKMDKFAAYNDSKGLAMGYYSTEKLPLYQFARDYTLCDNFFQSVYGGSYFNHVFLISAAVPVWPNAPASMVAKLDANGNMIKDGVVSPDGYVVNHVLSRNKPYPANSDTSKLLPSQKMPTIGDRLSEKNISWAWYSEGWDDAVAGRKNNFAYNHEPFLYFDNYKPGTEGRRHMKDQNDFIKAAKEGTLPSVSFVKPGGGNDEHPGGSAVYSSEQLAVNLINDVLNGPNGKDALVILTYDEFGGFFDHVNPPKIDRWGPGSRIPAIIIGPFAKKRHVDHTQYETVSILSFIEKRWNIEPLGSRDKNADPLTNALIFK from the coding sequence ATGCGTCCTTCACGATTATTGTATTTGGGATTAATTACACTTAGCATCGCCGGCTGTGGAACAACTAAGAAAGTGCAACAACAGAAAACGGCTTTCAACGACGGCATTCATCAAATCAAACATGTAGTGGTCGTCTACATGGAAAATCATAGCTTTGATAATCTATATGGAGAATTTAAAGGTGCAAATGGTATTAAAAACGCTATTAAAGGCAACTATGTACAAGTGGACAAAAAAGGAACGCCATATACGTATCTGCCGGAGATTCCAAGAAATAACTCCTTCCCGACCAATCTGCCGAATCAACTGTTTAACATTGATCAGTATGTACCGAATGATAAAAAAACACCCGATGTAACCCACCGGTTCTATCATAACCAGTTGCAGATAAATGGAGGGAAAATGGACAAGTTTGCTGCCTACAATGACTCCAAAGGGCTTGCAATGGGTTATTATAGCACAGAGAAACTTCCCTTATATCAATTTGCCCGCGACTACACACTTTGTGACAACTTCTTCCAAAGTGTTTATGGCGGCTCCTATTTCAATCACGTCTTTTTAATCTCTGCTGCCGTTCCCGTCTGGCCCAATGCGCCTGCATCAATGGTTGCGAAATTAGACGCCAATGGAAATATGATCAAAGATGGTGTCGTCTCTCCCGATGGATATGTCGTCAACCATGTCCTTTCCAGAAACAAGCCTTATCCCGCTAATTCAGATACCAGTAAACTGTTACCTTCCCAAAAAATGCCTACCATTGGTGACCGTCTCAGCGAAAAGAATATTTCTTGGGCATGGTATTCTGAGGGATGGGATGACGCCGTTGCCGGCAGGAAAAATAACTTTGCCTATAACCATGAACCTTTCCTGTATTTTGACAATTATAAGCCAGGTACAGAAGGCCGTAGACACATGAAGGATCAAAATGATTTTATAAAAGCCGCCAAGGAAGGAACACTTCCGAGTGTTTCTTTTGTAAAACCCGGAGGAGGCAACGACGAACATCCTGGCGGTTCTGCCGTGTATTCTTCTGAACAGTTAGCTGTCAATCTGATTAACGATGTATTAAACGGGCCTAATGGCAAAGATGCACTCGTCATTCTGACCTATGATGAATTTGGCGGTTTCTTTGACCATGTCAATCCACCAAAGATTGACAGATGGGGACCAGGCAGCCGCATTCCGGCCATCATTATCGGACCGTTCGCTAAAAAACGCCATGTAGATCATACACAATATGAAACGGTCAGCATTCTTTCATTTATTGAGAAGAGATGGAATATTGAACCACTGGGCAGCAGGGATAAAAATGCGGACCCACTCACGAATGCGCTCATCTTTAAATAA
- a CDS encoding cytochrome-c peroxidase codes for MYRKTGIAFVLLIGFFIASFTSIDISLEDAARPSFREREIHNQVFRGIRGFRNYIKDSLLQEVSRKDPDEKKIRHCFIKARLLFKEFEWAASYFTADLTKRLNGPPVQEIENADLLDPSLARGSDPMGLQVVEEYIYPHIDTLHQKELIASVRHLVTNTDYLISYYTDHSFADWRILDAAKLEVFRVVTLGITGFDAALSLNSIEESAVSLKSLQQVLKHYVRKKNSSSLLQTLNTSIDYLDQHADFNSFDRAAFITAYANKISTGIAALQRDLPGRKIKYNRMLNQEVNTLFDSGAFNANAFSPGPKFHMTEAKVRLGKRLFFDPALSGTKTRSCATCHKPELDYTDGRTTPTDINDPGKHLTRNAPTLLNAALQSNYFYDMRALTLEDQIMDVIGNKEEMDGSMKAVIRYISSDTGYKNSFAKTFPADKWGDTVQAEMVTNALASYIRSLVKLNSRFDEYMRGKKQALSSQEIKGFNLFMGKAKCATCHFAPLFNGITPPKYVQSESEVLGVPRSLTDSTLDPDVGYYGIIGVASYKYAFKIPTVRNIKKTGPYMHNGAYPTLEQVMEFYNHAGGVGLGIHLPNQTLSTDSLGLSDQEQSNIIAFMESLESKQK; via the coding sequence ATGTATAGGAAGACCGGGATAGCATTCGTTTTATTAATAGGGTTTTTTATTGCCAGCTTCACTTCAATTGACATAAGTCTCGAAGATGCTGCCAGGCCCAGTTTCCGGGAACGGGAGATTCATAACCAGGTTTTTCGCGGAATCAGGGGTTTCCGTAATTATATTAAAGACAGCCTGTTGCAAGAGGTAAGCAGAAAAGATCCGGACGAAAAAAAAATCCGGCACTGTTTTATAAAGGCCAGATTACTTTTTAAGGAATTTGAATGGGCCGCCTCCTATTTTACAGCTGATCTGACTAAAAGACTGAACGGCCCACCAGTTCAGGAAATCGAAAATGCAGATTTATTGGATCCTTCCCTTGCCAGGGGCTCGGATCCAATGGGCCTGCAGGTGGTTGAAGAATATATCTATCCCCATATAGATACGCTTCACCAAAAAGAATTAATAGCCTCTGTGAGACATCTAGTGACCAATACCGACTATCTGATCTCTTACTATACAGATCACAGCTTTGCGGACTGGCGCATATTGGACGCTGCCAAACTGGAAGTTTTCAGGGTTGTCACGTTGGGTATAACCGGTTTCGATGCAGCCTTATCGCTCAATAGTATAGAGGAGTCAGCAGTCTCGCTCAAAAGCCTGCAACAGGTATTAAAACACTATGTTCGCAAGAAAAACTCATCCAGTTTACTACAGACACTCAATACTTCAATAGACTACCTAGATCAACACGCTGACTTTAACAGCTTTGACAGAGCCGCATTTATTACAGCGTATGCCAACAAGATCAGCACCGGTATTGCCGCACTTCAAAGAGATCTGCCTGGCCGTAAAATCAAATATAACCGCATGCTTAATCAGGAAGTCAATACCTTATTTGACTCCGGCGCCTTTAATGCAAATGCCTTTAGCCCAGGGCCAAAATTTCACATGACGGAGGCAAAGGTCAGGTTAGGAAAAAGGCTCTTTTTTGACCCCGCACTTTCAGGCACCAAGACTAGAAGCTGTGCGACCTGTCACAAGCCTGAATTAGACTACACCGACGGGCGCACGACGCCTACCGATATAAACGACCCTGGGAAGCACCTTACAAGGAATGCACCTACCCTGCTTAATGCCGCGCTGCAGTCCAATTATTTCTATGATATGCGGGCATTGACGCTGGAAGATCAGATAATGGATGTCATTGGTAACAAGGAAGAAATGGACGGGTCCATGAAGGCGGTGATCCGCTATATCTCTAGTGACACCGGCTATAAAAATTCATTTGCGAAGACATTCCCTGCCGATAAATGGGGTGACACCGTTCAGGCGGAGATGGTAACCAATGCCTTGGCCTCCTATATCAGAAGTCTGGTGAAACTCAACAGCCGCTTCGACGAATACATGCGTGGTAAGAAGCAGGCCCTTTCGTCACAAGAAATAAAGGGATTTAACTTGTTTATGGGCAAAGCAAAGTGCGCTACCTGTCATTTTGCACCATTGTTTAATGGGATCACGCCCCCAAAATACGTACAAAGTGAATCAGAAGTTTTGGGTGTTCCCCGGTCCCTCACCGATTCCACACTCGATCCTGATGTAGGCTATTATGGCATTATCGGTGTCGCGTCCTATAAGTATGCCTTTAAAATACCCACTGTCCGCAATATAAAAAAAACCGGCCCCTATATGCATAATGGCGCCTACCCAACACTAGAACAAGTAATGGAATTTTACAATCATGCAGGCGGCGTCGGATTAGGTATACATCTGCCCAATCAGACACTTTCAACCGACTCGCTAGGGCTTTCAGATCAGGAACAGTCCAATATAATCGCTTTTATGGAAAGTCTTGAAAGCAAGCAAAAATAG
- a CDS encoding phage tail protein, translating to MIVVDTKQAIQDYQKLGEALSKKELHKGISSAINKTMAKGRTAARRAVSDEYNIPQRSLKVVDYLRSNSSTLTAKLGADSRPLPVTTFSPKYEMPTQTISVTRRGQVKTKDRRRRNSNAGNGVSLEVHKGVRKMIPYAFMTRSIVGVFGRGNYVDRGFQRRHQRVANTGNDLPIRDMVSVSVHTAVINKDSLQKIRDIVKEGFPRALEHELQYRLSKLKK from the coding sequence ATGATAGTAGTCGATACAAAACAGGCAATACAGGATTATCAGAAACTAGGTGAAGCCCTTTCAAAAAAGGAGCTTCACAAAGGTATTTCAAGTGCCATCAATAAAACAATGGCAAAGGGTAGAACGGCCGCAAGACGGGCCGTTTCCGATGAATATAATATTCCCCAAAGAAGCTTAAAGGTCGTCGACTATTTACGATCTAATAGTAGCACCCTAACTGCAAAGTTGGGTGCTGACTCGCGCCCATTACCCGTTACGACATTTTCCCCCAAATATGAGATGCCCACGCAAACCATTAGTGTAACCCGGCGTGGTCAGGTAAAGACAAAAGATCGCCGTCGGCGTAATAGCAATGCTGGCAATGGCGTAAGCTTGGAAGTTCATAAAGGAGTGCGTAAAATGATCCCCTATGCCTTTATGACCAGATCTATTGTCGGTGTATTTGGCCGCGGTAATTATGTAGACCGGGGCTTTCAGCGTAGACACCAACGGGTAGCCAATACAGGCAATGATCTACCCATTCGGGATATGGTGTCTGTCTCCGTTCACACAGCCGTTATTAACAAAGATTCCTTGCAGAAGATAAGGGATATAGTTAAAGAAGGATTCCCGCGGGCATTAGAACACGAACTGCAATACAGACTTTCCAAACTAAAAAAATAA
- a CDS encoding VOC family protein — translation MRTLNPWINFNGNAEEAFNFYKSVFGGAFTKLVRFKDLSGPDFQVPENEGNKIMYIGLSIGQHNILIGNDVPEFMGRVNENENRSKIFVSVESREEADKIFNGLSAGGEVEGPMGDSPWGTYGGMFRDKYGIEWIVEFDSKYND, via the coding sequence ATGAGAACACTCAATCCCTGGATCAACTTCAATGGCAATGCCGAAGAAGCATTCAATTTTTACAAGTCGGTTTTCGGCGGCGCGTTCACAAAGCTCGTTCGTTTCAAGGATTTGTCCGGTCCTGATTTTCAGGTTCCGGAAAATGAAGGAAATAAAATAATGTACATCGGCTTATCTATTGGTCAACACAACATACTGATAGGTAACGACGTTCCGGAGTTTATGGGACGGGTAAATGAAAATGAAAACAGGTCTAAAATATTTGTCAGCGTAGAAAGCAGGGAAGAAGCCGACAAAATATTCAATGGATTATCGGCAGGAGGTGAGGTAGAAGGACCTATGGGCGACAGCCCTTGGGGAACATACGGTGGAATGTTTAGAGATAAGTATGGGATTGAATGGATCGTGGAATTCGATTCTAAATACAATGACTAA
- a CDS encoding DNA cytosine methyltransferase, whose translation MKTKTVLAPDLSKIKVTRDNIDEILSRIVAEEIPPKFIVVDLFCGAGGTTTGFEMAGGIAKIVACVNHDPVAILSHWRNHPHVLHFEEDIRTLNLYCLKRIVDHYRALYPDAKVILWASLECTNFSKAKGGQPRDADSRTLAQSLYQIWIPDPKDTTGKKGK comes from the coding sequence ATGAAAACTAAAACAGTATTAGCCCCTGATCTATCCAAAATAAAAGTAACAAGGGACAATATAGACGAAATACTTTCCAGAATTGTTGCCGAAGAAATCCCGCCCAAGTTTATTGTAGTAGATCTTTTCTGTGGTGCCGGTGGGACAACAACGGGCTTTGAAATGGCTGGCGGCATAGCCAAAATTGTTGCATGTGTTAATCACGATCCTGTAGCCATATTAAGCCATTGGCGTAATCATCCCCATGTATTGCATTTTGAAGAAGATATTAGGACCCTTAACCTGTATTGCCTTAAACGAATAGTAGACCATTACCGGGCATTATATCCGGATGCAAAGGTTATCCTATGGGCTTCATTGGAATGTACAAATTTCAGCAAGGCAAAGGGCGGCCAACCCCGTGATGCGGATTCCCGCACATTGGCGCAGTCTTTATATCAGATATGGATCCCTGATCCAAAGGACACTACCGGTAAGAAAGGTAAATAA
- a CDS encoding DUF4406 domain-containing protein, translating to MEFIIKESKINTLMPPIDAASGLVKVYIAGKISGLDPVFVEQKFLEYEIALRAKGYLPFNPYAYVSEVNEFRKSFGWAPLTDESDRNKIMRLCVGNLMECDEIHLLPCWVDSQGARTELEIAQKFGIRTVYCT from the coding sequence ATGGAATTTATAATTAAAGAAAGCAAAATTAATACCCTGATGCCGCCAATAGATGCGGCATCAGGTCTTGTTAAAGTGTACATAGCTGGTAAGATTTCTGGTTTAGACCCGGTTTTTGTTGAGCAAAAATTTTTGGAATATGAAATCGCTTTGAGGGCAAAGGGGTACTTACCCTTTAATCCTTATGCCTATGTTTCCGAAGTAAACGAGTTTAGAAAGTCCTTTGGATGGGCGCCACTAACCGACGAATCAGACAGGAACAAGATCATGCGTCTATGTGTCGGCAATCTAATGGAGTGCGACGAAATACATTTGCTACCGTGCTGGGTGGATAGTCAGGGAGCAAGGACCGAACTTGAAATAGCGCAAAAATTTGGAATTAGGACGGTTTACTGTACATAA